One Spirochaetaceae bacterium genomic window, ATGAAAAAAAAATATCTTGTTTTAGCAGCCTTTATTTTACTGGCAGTAATTATGTTAGAAAGCCAAGCCAACCGGCCGGAACAGCTTAACCTTAGTCATTTACCGGCTTGGCAGCGGCCCTTTGTACCTTATTTTGCCGAGCGCGGCTTCGAGGTAGACGATTTACTTAAATTAAGTTTTACTTTTAACCAAACCGATACACTGGTAAGGTTAATGGCTTTACAGGCGGCTTACCCCGATTTAATTACTAATATACAATTTGTGCCGGAATATAACGACTGGCTTATCACCTTTCATAATGATATGCAGCTTTATTTTGCTTACGGCCGTAAATTGCCGCACGAGCTTTTAGCGCAGGCCGATAATTTTAGGCGTTTTGTCGATTATCAACTGCCGCCCCATCAAGAAGAGCCGGTTTATCTTTATACTGCGGCCGAAGTAGCAGCCCCAGCCAATCCAGCGCCGGCGCTCAATCCGGTTTTTCATACCGCTTGGTACGAGGTACTTTACGGCGGCAGTACCCGCGAGACGATTGAGCAAAAGGTGGTGGAAACCAGCTTTTTGGGCTTTGATTTTCCCGTTCATCAAATGATTTACGAGCCTTTAAGGCAAGTAGAGGAGCAAATCTTTGCTCATATTGATGACGAAATTGCCGATTTTATTGCCACTCTTAATTTTGCCGCCGGTTACTCGTGGCGTAATATTATTGGTACAACCACGCTTAGTTTTCACGCCTTAGGCGTAGCCATCGATATTTTACCGGAAAACCGCGACCAACCCATTTATTGGATATGGGAGATGCGGCGCAATCCTAATTGGGCACAAATCCCAGCCGATGAACGCTGGCAGATACCAAACCTCATTATTGCTGCCTTTGAAGAAGCCGGCTTTTTTTGGGGCGGCAACTGGAGCCATTGGGACATTATGCA contains:
- a CDS encoding M15 family metallopeptidase, with amino-acid sequence MKKKYLVLAAFILLAVIMLESQANRPEQLNLSHLPAWQRPFVPYFAERGFEVDDLLKLSFTFNQTDTLVRLMALQAAYPDLITNIQFVPEYNDWLITFHNDMQLYFAYGRKLPHELLAQADNFRRFVDYQLPPHQEEPVYLYTAAEVAAPANPAPALNPVFHTAWYEVLYGGSTRETIEQKVVETSFLGFDFPVHQMIYEPLRQVEEQIFAHIDDEIADFIATLNFAAGYSWRNIIGTTTLSFHALGVAIDILPENRDQPIYWIWEMRRNPNWAQIPADERWQIPNLIIAAFEEAGFFWGGNWSHWDIMHFEYRPEFFKARQFRREFNEFIGFTYFRNVN